In the genome of Thermotoga sp., one region contains:
- a CDS encoding M42 family metallopeptidase, with protein sequence MVAKELLMKLSNLDGPSGHEDKVVSYIESLIKPFVDETEITSHGSLVGYKKGEGRGKLALFAHVDEIGFVVSKVEGEFARLEPVGGVDPKVVYASKVRIYTKDGIAHGVIGMLAPHLQSPDSRKKVPLFDELFLDLSLSDRTVRIGDVAVIDQESFETNGKVIGKALDNRASCVSLVKTLEFLARYSHPWDVYFVFSVQEETGCLGALTEAYGINPDVAIVMDVTFASEPPSHDHIELGKGPVLGLGPVVDRALTQKIALIAQRHNVALQKEVVGGRSGTETDFVQLVRTGVKTALISIPLKYMHTPVEMVDPRDVEELSRLLSIIAVELEV encoded by the coding sequence TTGGTAGCGAAAGAACTTCTGATGAAACTTTCAAATCTCGATGGACCCTCTGGTCATGAAGACAAGGTCGTTTCCTACATTGAATCGCTCATAAAGCCTTTTGTGGATGAGACAGAGATCACAAGTCATGGAAGCCTGGTTGGATACAAAAAGGGTGAAGGAAGAGGGAAGCTCGCTCTTTTTGCACACGTTGACGAGATAGGCTTTGTTGTTTCTAAAGTAGAAGGAGAGTTTGCTCGTCTGGAGCCAGTTGGAGGAGTTGATCCAAAGGTTGTTTACGCTTCGAAAGTACGCATCTATACAAAAGATGGTATTGCTCATGGTGTTATAGGCATGCTCGCTCCACACCTCCAGTCACCAGATTCCAGAAAAAAGGTACCGTTGTTCGATGAGCTATTCCTCGATCTTTCTCTGTCGGATCGCACTGTTCGCATTGGTGATGTAGCGGTGATAGACCAAGAATCTTTCGAAACGAACGGAAAGGTGATTGGAAAAGCCCTTGATAACAGAGCGAGCTGTGTTTCTTTGGTGAAGACACTGGAGTTTCTCGCCAGGTACAGCCATCCGTGGGATGTTTACTTTGTCTTTTCCGTTCAGGAAGAAACAGGCTGTCTTGGCGCACTCACGGAGGCTTACGGAATAAACCCGGATGTTGCGATCGTGATGGACGTCACGTTTGCTTCAGAACCCCCTTCTCACGATCACATAGAACTGGGGAAAGGGCCTGTCCTTGGACTGGGACCTGTCGTTGACAGGGCACTCACTCAGAAGATCGCACTCATCGCCCAGAGACACAACGTTGCTCTTCAGAAAGAAGTGGTGGGGGGGAGATCGGGTACGGAGACGGATTTCGTTCAGCTTGTACGGACAGGTGTGAAGACCGCTTTGATTTCTATTCCACTGAAGTACATGCACACACCCGTGGAGATGGTCGATCCAAGGGATGTTGAGGAACTGTCGAGGCTGC